A single genomic interval of Ammospiza caudacuta isolate bAmmCau1 chromosome 19, bAmmCau1.pri, whole genome shotgun sequence harbors:
- the LOC131566154 gene encoding protein SCO1 homolog, mitochondrial yields MAGSARLWRLPAGAGLWPLPGPAVRGWTVLSAPRSRPLSELPPGRGPRAGAQKRLVSWRSLAATVVLGGGLLAGMKLMKRQKEEKLEKERNRGIGKPLLGGPFSLVSHEGQPRTSKDYIGQWVLIYFGFTHCPDICPDELEKMIAVVDEIDRIPSLPNLTPLFITIDPERDNQEAIARYVKEFSPKLVGLTGSKAQIDQVAKAYRVYYSEGPKDEDNDYIVDHTIIMYLLGPDGDFVDYYGQNKKSTEISSSIAAHMRKYRS; encoded by the exons ATGGCGGGGTCGGCGCGGCTGTGGCGGCTGccggcgggcgcggggctgTGGCCGCTGCCGGGCCCGGCCGTGCGGGGCTGGACGGTGCTGTCCGCACCCCGCAGCCGCCCGCTGTCAGAGCTGCCGCCGGGCCGCGGGCCGCGGGCGGGCGCGCAGAAGCGG CTCGTGTCGTGGCGGTCGCTGGCGGCCACCGTGGTGCTGGGCGGGGGGCTGCTGGCCGGCATGAAGCTGATGAAGCGGCAGAAGGAGGAGA AACTGGAAAAGGAACGGAACCGAGGCATTGGGAAGCCACTGCTGGGAGGGCCCTTCTCCCTCGTCAGCCACGAGGGACAGCCCAGGACCAGCAAGGACTACATTGGCCAGTGGGTGCTGATCTACTTTGGCTTCACTCACTGCCCTGACATCTGCCCTGATGAGCTGGAGAAAATGATTGCAGTGGTAGATGAAATTG ATCGAATTCCATCTTTGCCTAATCTGACCCCACTCTTCATTACCATCGATCCTGAGAGGGACAACCAAGAAGCCATTGCCAGATATGTCAAAG AATTTTCTCCCAAGCTGGTGGGATTGACTGGTAGCAAGGCACAGATTGACCAAGTGGCTAAAGCATACCGTGTGTACTACAGCGAAGGGCCCAAGGATGAGGACAACGATTACATA GTGGATCACACAATAATCATGTACCTCCTCGGCCCTGATGGTGACTTTGTGGACTACTATGGCCAGAATAAGAAGAGTACTGAGATTTCATCTTCTATTGCTGCACACATGAGAAAATACAGATCCTAA
- the ADPRM gene encoding manganese-dependent ADP-ribose/CDP-alcohol diphosphatase: MQAAPRLAFGVIADIQFADAEDGYDFGGCRRRYYRHSLRLLREAVWEWAAESPPINFVLQLGDSIDGQNARRGEAESALKQVLEVLGQLSVPVHHAWGNHELYNFSRARLVHTGLYSRPAGGSDGPADRECHAYHCSLAPRLRLVVLDSYDISTLGSDPGSPRYQESLRVLREKNTNDDLNNPEGLKEPNFVAFNGGFSQAQLNWFDEVLKFSDENQEKVIVMAHVPIHPCASNGVCLAWNYEAALSVIHTHRCVVCVLAGHLHDGAYCQDLHGVHHLTLEGLIETPPDSNAFATVHVYEDKMVLKGRGRIPDRVMHF, translated from the exons ATGCAGGCTGCGCCGCGCCTCGCCTTCGGGGTCATCGCTGACATCCAGTTCGCCGACGCGGAGGACGGGTACGACTTCGGCGGCTGCCGGCGGCGCTACTACCGGCACAGCCTGCGCTTGCTGCGGGAGGCGGTGTGGGAGTGGGCCGCCGAGAGCCCGCCGATAAACTTCGTGCTGCAGCTGGGCGACAGCATCGACGGGCAGAACGCCCGGCGCGGCGAGGCCGAGAGCGCCTTGAagcaggtgctggaggtgctggggcagctctcgGTGCCCGTGCACCACGCGTGGGGCAACCACGAGCTCTACAACTTCAGCCGGGCGCGGCTGGTGCACACCGGGCTGTACAGCCGGCCCGCGGGGGGCTCGGACGGGCCCGCGGACAGGGAGTGCCACGCGTATCACTGCAGCCTGGCCCCGCGGCTCCGCCTCGTCGTGCTCGACAGCTACGACATCAGCACCCTGGGCAGTgaccccggcagcccccgctaCCAGGAGTCCCTGCGGGTGCTGCGGGAGAAGAACACCAACGATGATCTCAACAACCCCGAAG GGCTCAAAGAACCTAATTTTGTAGCATTTAATGGAGGATTTAGCCAAGCCCAGCTGAACTGGTTTGATGAAGTCCTCAAGTTCTCTGATGAAAACCAAGAAAAAGTTATAGTTATGG CTCACGtgcccatccatccctgtgcttCCAATGGGGTTTGCCTGGCCTGGAATTACGAGGCCGCCCTGTCAgtgatacacacacacaggtgtgtgGTCTGTGTGCTCGCAGGGCACCTGCACGACGGCGCCTACTGCCAGGACCTGCACGGAGTTCATCACCTCACCCTGGAGGGGCTCATCGAGACCCCCCCCGACAGCAACGCCTTTGCAACTGTTCATGTCTATGAAGATAAAATGGTGCTGAAGGGAAGGGGCAGAATTCCTGACAGAGTTATGCACTTCTGA
- the TMEM220 gene encoding transmembrane protein 220, producing MAARLWRLCNLLMAAFFGLAAAVQVNDPDAGLWTVVYLVPAALTLLVSINPSITDNGVWRNLCDLHSAGCVVGTIALACSLFAYAQGNIFHEEEGRELFGLVIITIWMSLCRSSAKSPLGGARLVAAVVVALFPFVSWLYIYVNKDVRESWPTHCKTVI from the exons ATGGCGGCGCGGCTGTGGCGGCTCTGCAATCTCCTCATGGCCGCCTTCTTCGGGCTGGCGGCCGCCGTGCAG GTGAACGACCCCGACGCGGGGCTGTGGACG GTTGTCTACTTAGTGCCAGCTGCCCTGACACTGCTTGTCAGCATCAACCCTTCAATAACAG aCAATGGTGTTTGGAGGAATCTCTGTGACCTTCATTCTGCTGGCTGTGTTGTTGGGACCATTGCCTTGGCTTGCTCTTTGTTTGCTTATGCTCAAGGAAACATTTTTCATGAAGAGGAAGGCAG AGAATTGTTTGGTCTGGTGATTATTACAATATGGATGAGTCTTTGTCGCAGTTCAGCAAA GAGTCCCCTGGGAGGAGCTCGTTTGGTTGCTGCAGTTGTTGTTGCCCTGTTCCCCTTTGTTTCGTGGCTGTACATTTATGTGAACAAAGACGTGCGAGAGTCTTGGCCAACACACTGCAAAACTGTGATTTAA